A window from Salvelinus fontinalis isolate EN_2023a chromosome 8, ASM2944872v1, whole genome shotgun sequence encodes these proteins:
- the LOC129860575 gene encoding retinoic acid receptor gamma-A isoform X4 — MFDCMEALGMGPRQLYDVTSRGTCMLRKASPFFAGLDPFAWTGSASVQSVETQSTSSEEMVPSSPSPPPPPRIYKPCFVCQDKSSGYHYGVSSCEGCKGFFRRSIQKNMVYTCHRDKNCQINKVTRNRCQYCRLQKCFEVGMSKEGERPVRNDRNKKKKDVKEELVPPESYELSGELEELVNKVSKAHKDTFPSLLQLGKYHTNSSAEQRVQLDLGLWDKFSELSTKCIIKIVEFAKRLPGFTTLTIADQITLLKSACLDILMLRICTRYTPEQDTMTFSDGLTLNRTQMHNAGFGPLTDLVFAFAGQLLPLEMDDTETGLLSAISLISGDRMDLEEPQKVDKLQEPLLEALKIYARRRRPNKPHMFPRMLMKITDLRGISTKGAERAITLKMEIPGPMPPLIREMLENPEAFEDQTESSGESSPPPAPPAAPPASTKPPTTMKTEAEDEEDSWGTENGSEPSPEEEDEDDYDDGEEEDRGSDSEGESWALESSSEGDRKSHAGRAQ; from the exons CGGTGGAGACCCAGAGCACCAGCTCAGAGGAGATGGttcccagctctccctctccacctcccccgcCACGCATCTACAAGCCCTGCTTTGTGTGCCAGGACAAGTCCTCCGGCTATCACTACGGGGTCAGCTCCTGTGAGGGCTGCAAG GGTTTCTTCCGACGCAGTATCCAGAAGAACATGGTGTACACCTGTCACCGAGACAAGAACTGCCAGATCAACAAGGTCACCAGGAACCGCTGCCAGTACTGCCGACTGCAGAAGTGCTTCGAGGTCGGCATGTCCAAGGAAGGTGAGAGAC caGTGCGTAACGACAGGAACAAGAAGAAGAAGGACGTGAAGGAGGAGTTGGTGCCGCCGGAGAGTTATGAGCTGAGTGGCGAGCTGGAGGAGCTGGTCAACAAAGTCAGCAAGGCCCACAAAGACACCTTCCCCTCACTGCTGCAGCTGGGCAAATACCACACC AACTCCAGTGCAGAGCAGCGCGTGCAGCTGGACCTGGGGCTGTGGGATAAGTTCAGTGAGCTCTCCACCAAGTGCATCATCAAGATCGTGGAGTTTGCCAAGCGCCTCCCCGGCTTCACCACCCTCACCATTGCTGACCAGATCACCCTCCTCAAGTCAGCCTGCCTGGACATCCTG ATGTTGAGGATCTGCACGCGCTACACCCCAGAGCAGGACACCATGACTTTCTCCGACGGGCTGACCCTGAACCGGACCCAGATGCACAACGCAGGCTTTGGCCCGCTCACAGACCTGGTGTTTGCCTTCGCTGGCCAGCTGCTGCCTCTGGAGATGGACGACACAGAGACGGGCCTCCTCAGCGCCATCTCCCTCATCTCTGGAG ACCGTATGGACCTGGAGGAGCCCCAGAAGGTGGACAAGCTGCAGGAGCCCCTGCTGGAGGCCCTGAAGATCTACGCTCGTCGCAGACGCCCCAACAAACCACACATGTTCCCCCGCATGCTGATGAAGATCACTGACCTCAGAGGCATCAGCACCAAGG GTGCTGAGAGGGCCATCACTCTGAAGATGGAGATCCCAGGCCCCATGCCTCCTCTGATCAGAGAGATGTTAGAGAACCCAGAGGCCTTCGAGGACCAGACAGAGAGCAGTGGAGAGAGCTCCCCACCGCCTGCCCCTCCTGCCGCTCCACCAGCCTCCACCAAGCCCCCCACCACCATGAAGACTGAGGCAGAGGACGAGGAGGACAGCTGGGGGACAGAGAACGGAAGTGAGCCCTCCccagaggaggaagatgaggatgaTTATGATGATGGGGAGGAAGAGGACAGGGGCTCGGACAGTGAGGGGGAATCCTGGGCTCTGGAGAGTAGCAGCGAAGGGGATAGGAAGAGCCATGCTGGGAGGGCGcagtga
- the LOC129860575 gene encoding retinoic acid receptor gamma-A isoform X5 yields MFDCMEALGMGPRQLYDVTSRGTCMLRKASPFFAGLDPFAWTGSASVQSVETQSTSSEEMVPSSPSPPPPPRIYKPCFVCQDKSSGYHYGVSSCEGCKGFFRRSIQKNMVYTCHRDKNCQINKVTRNRCQYCRLQKCFEVGMSKEAVRNDRNKKKKDVKEELVPPESYELSGELEELVNKVSKAHKDTFPSLLQLGKYHTNSSAEQRVQLDLGLWDKFSELSTKCIIKIVEFAKRLPGFTTLTIADQITLLKSACLDILMLRICTRYTPEQDTMTFSDGLTLNRTQMHNAGFGPLTDLVFAFAGQLLPLEMDDTETGLLSAISLISGDRMDLEEPQKVDKLQEPLLEALKIYARRRRPNKPHMFPRMLMKITDLRGISTKGAERAITLKMEIPGPMPPLIREMLENPEAFEDQTESSGESSPPPAPPAAPPASTKPPTTMKTEAEDEEDSWGTENGSEPSPEEEDEDDYDDGEEEDRGSDSEGESWALESSSEGDRKSHAGRAQ; encoded by the exons CGGTGGAGACCCAGAGCACCAGCTCAGAGGAGATGGttcccagctctccctctccacctcccccgcCACGCATCTACAAGCCCTGCTTTGTGTGCCAGGACAAGTCCTCCGGCTATCACTACGGGGTCAGCTCCTGTGAGGGCTGCAAG GGTTTCTTCCGACGCAGTATCCAGAAGAACATGGTGTACACCTGTCACCGAGACAAGAACTGCCAGATCAACAAGGTCACCAGGAACCGCTGCCAGTACTGCCGACTGCAGAAGTGCTTCGAGGTCGGCATGTCCAAGGAAG caGTGCGTAACGACAGGAACAAGAAGAAGAAGGACGTGAAGGAGGAGTTGGTGCCGCCGGAGAGTTATGAGCTGAGTGGCGAGCTGGAGGAGCTGGTCAACAAAGTCAGCAAGGCCCACAAAGACACCTTCCCCTCACTGCTGCAGCTGGGCAAATACCACACC AACTCCAGTGCAGAGCAGCGCGTGCAGCTGGACCTGGGGCTGTGGGATAAGTTCAGTGAGCTCTCCACCAAGTGCATCATCAAGATCGTGGAGTTTGCCAAGCGCCTCCCCGGCTTCACCACCCTCACCATTGCTGACCAGATCACCCTCCTCAAGTCAGCCTGCCTGGACATCCTG ATGTTGAGGATCTGCACGCGCTACACCCCAGAGCAGGACACCATGACTTTCTCCGACGGGCTGACCCTGAACCGGACCCAGATGCACAACGCAGGCTTTGGCCCGCTCACAGACCTGGTGTTTGCCTTCGCTGGCCAGCTGCTGCCTCTGGAGATGGACGACACAGAGACGGGCCTCCTCAGCGCCATCTCCCTCATCTCTGGAG ACCGTATGGACCTGGAGGAGCCCCAGAAGGTGGACAAGCTGCAGGAGCCCCTGCTGGAGGCCCTGAAGATCTACGCTCGTCGCAGACGCCCCAACAAACCACACATGTTCCCCCGCATGCTGATGAAGATCACTGACCTCAGAGGCATCAGCACCAAGG GTGCTGAGAGGGCCATCACTCTGAAGATGGAGATCCCAGGCCCCATGCCTCCTCTGATCAGAGAGATGTTAGAGAACCCAGAGGCCTTCGAGGACCAGACAGAGAGCAGTGGAGAGAGCTCCCCACCGCCTGCCCCTCCTGCCGCTCCACCAGCCTCCACCAAGCCCCCCACCACCATGAAGACTGAGGCAGAGGACGAGGAGGACAGCTGGGGGACAGAGAACGGAAGTGAGCCCTCCccagaggaggaagatgaggatgaTTATGATGATGGGGAGGAAGAGGACAGGGGCTCGGACAGTGAGGGGGAATCCTGGGCTCTGGAGAGTAGCAGCGAAGGGGATAGGAAGAGCCATGCTGGGAGGGCGcagtga
- the LOC129860574 gene encoding calcium-binding and coiled-coil domain-containing protein 1-like, whose translation MEKAWRVEFRNVGSSYFPQSRVECHYSISSQHTWASHDWVGLFKVGWLSVKDYHTFGWALAPEGYQEGTDVNCCVNFQASYLPKSSSQQYQFVYVDGKGEVCSASSQFTFSAPKPLEDLVTLEEGAHGEEGGTDMLLVVPRAELLQSRLQECLRERAELLHAREAAERMKEREREKYRRAREAWDRGCEELERNIADLKEELRESRDRMEEMERRQEEVEASGEALAQEKSSILTMKAASEQRIRELEDDIKALALKALERETELERMKERAKKQAVQRREEEKERKVLQLKLEQTEGELRSLSAEFQGLRSSLAQRDTHALQLRDTITTLTYRLSMAQRKEAESEVALAEMRGLRERLGASERCAEGLKGELCALVAQRDQGQTELHQARLQAAQLTLQLADASLALREGRAHWALERQSLQCSTEKARERLEKLNGETQRIEKKLQEERMEREKVEVELGREKDCNRVQLGETCRELQELKASLRVAQKEKEQLLLEQQDLMEYMGQVEQRREALAEATWSAAVFASTSLRDSPLSDSEDENPEALQPSRQHSRQPPPSSRPLAHYSLCDPQAQPDSLLPSTPPSSPRDMSRSLSRGGVVISQPAPLLLPRQSGGDTLTHSSESEEEGNTDQCGGHSSGEETALLLPETTDTVPSDLANTSQW comes from the exons ATGGAGAAGGCTTGGAGGGTGGAGTTTAGGAACGTGGGTAGTAGCTACTTCCCTCAGAGCCGCGTGGAGTGCCACTACAGTATCAGCTCACAACATACCTGGGCCAGCCATGACTGGGTCGGACTCTTCAAG GTGGGATGGTTGTCAGTAAAGGACTACCACACCTTTGGTTGGGCCCTGGCCCCAGAAGGCTACCAGGAGGGCACAGATGTCAACTGCTGTGTTAACTTCCAGG CCTCCTATCTGCCCAAGTCCAGTTCCCAGCAGTACCAGTTTGTGTACGTCGATGGGAAGGGAGAGGTGTGCTCTGCCAGCTCCCAGTTTACCTTCAGCGCCCCTAAGCCTTTGGAGGACCTGGTCACCCTGGAGGAAGGAGCCcacggagaggagggggggaccgACATGCTTCTGGTCGTACCCAGGGCCGAGCTACTGCAG agtcGCCTGCAAGAGTGTCTTCGGGAGCGAGCCGAGCTGCTCCATGCACGGGAGGCAGCCGagaggatgaaggagagagagagggagaagtacaGGAGGGCAAGAGAGGCGTGGGACAGAGGGTGTGAGGAGCTGGAGAGGAACATCGCGGACCTGAAGGAAGAGCTGCGAGAAAGCAGAGACAGgatggaagagatggagaggaggcaggAG GAGGTGGAAGCATCAGGGGAGGCCTTGGCTCAAGAGAAGAGTTCCATACTGACTATGAAAGCAGCCAGCGAACAGCGAATCAGAGAGCTGGAGGATGACATTAAAGCCCTGGCACTGAAGGCTTTGGAACGAGAGACTGAGCTGGAGCG GATGAAGGAGAGGGCCAAGAAGCAAGCAGTtcaaaggagggaggaggagaaagagaggaaagttCTGCAG CTCAAGCTGGAGCAGACCGAGGGGGAGCTGCGCAGTCTGTCTGCTGAGTTCCAGGGTCTGAGGAGCTCCCTGgcccagagagacacacacgcccTACAGCTACGGGACACCATCACCACCCTCACATACAGGCTGAGTATGGCACAGCGGAAAGAG GCGGAGAGCGAGGTCGCCCTGGCTGAGATGCGGGGCCTGCGGGAGCGTCTGGGGGCCAGCGAGCGTTGTGCTGAGGGCCTGAAGGGAGAGCTGTGTGCCCTGGTGGCTCAGAGGGACCAGGGCCAGACAGAACTGCACCAGGCCAGGCTCCAGGCGGCACAGCTCACCCTGCAGCTAGCCGACGCCAGCCTGGCCCTGAGGGAGGGCAGAGCACACtgggccctggagagacagagcCTGCAGTGCAGCACTGAG AAGGCCAGAGAGCGTCTGGAGAAGCTAAATGGAGAGACGCAGCGGATAGAGAAGAAGcttcaggaggagaggatggagagagagaaggtggaaGTGGAGCTGGGAAGAGAGAAGGACTGTAACCGG GTGCAGCTGGGTGAGACATGCAGGGAGCTCCAGGAGCTGAAGGCCAGTCTGAGGGTGGCCCAGAAGGAGAAGGAACAGCTACTGCTGGAGCAACAG GACCTGATGGAGTACATGGGTCAGGTGGAACAGAGGAGGGAGGCTTTGGCAGAGGCCACGTGGAGCGCTGCGGTGTTCGCCTCCACCA GCCTCCGTGACAGTCCTCTGTCTGACTCTGAGGATGAGAACCCTGAGGCCCTGCAGCCCTCCCGCCAACACTCCAGgcagccccccccctcctcccgccCCCTGGCCCACTACAGCCTGTGTGACCCCCAGGCCCAGCCTGACTCCcttctcccctccacccccccttcctcccccagaGACATGTCCCGGTCCCTGTCCCGAGGGGGCGTCGTCATCAGCCAGCCCGCTCCCCTGTTGTTGCCCAGGCAGTCGGGCGGAGACACCctaacacacagctctgagtcg gaggaggagggtaacACCGACCAGTGCGGAGGACACAGCTCTGGAGAGGAGACAGCCCTGCTGCTGCCTGAGACCACAGACACAGTCCCCAG tgACCTGGCTAATACCTCTCAGTGGTAG